Within Anaerolineae bacterium, the genomic segment GTAACTACACTTTATTTGTCAAACGTTCCTATCAATCTCGTATTAGGACTATTATTAGCTCTGCTTCTAAACCAGAAAGTACGTGGATTAGGCTTCTTTAGAACTATCTTTTATTTGCCAAGTGTAACTGCTGGTGTGGCGGTCTCCTTGCTATGGATGTGGATCTTTAATCCTCGTTTTGGCATCATTAACATTTTACTCAAGAAGCTCGGCATCACCGGCCCCGCCTGGCTGGGTAGCGAGACATGGGCTTTGCCAGCTCTGATTATCATGAGCGTTTGGGGAGTTGGAGGTGGGATGTTGATATATCTAGGTGCCTTACAGAGCGTTCCTACTGCTCTATATGAAGCTGCTACACTAGATGGTGCAGGAGCCTGGCGCAGGTTCCTCCATATCACAATCCCAATGATAACACCAGTATTACTTTTGAACCTAATCATGGGAATAATTGGATCTTTTCAGGTATTTACTCAAGCCTATATCATGACTAATGGTGGACCAAACTATGCTACTCTTTTCTATGTGCTTTATCTGTATCAGCAGGCTTTTCGCTGGTTCAACATGGGTTATGCCTCTGCGCTTGCATGGGTTTTGTTTTTAATTATCTTAGTATGTACTTATCTTGTCCTTCGGACATCTTCGCATTGGGTATATTACGAGAGCGAATAACTAAAACAATGGCAGATATATGAATACTCGTACTATACATCTAAAAGCTCAACAAAATCTATTTAATCAGATTAATCATTATCTAAAACGTCAACATGTAAAAAATTTAGCTTATAGAGCAATTATCTATTTTCTACTTATTATTGGTTCATTCTTAATATCTCTACCATTTTTTTGGATGATCAGCACATCACTAAAGAAACCAGGAACAGAATTTACAATTCCAATTCAATGGATTCCTAATCCTCCAAGATGGGATAATTATTTAAAGGGATGGTCCATATTACCATTCAACATCTGGCTATTTAATACTATCACAATTACGGCAATCTCCACAATTGGTTCTTTGCTATCAAGTTCTGTAATAGCCTTCGGGTTCGCCCGTATTGACTTTCCAGGACGTAACATTTTGTTTTTATTAGTTTTAGCAACTATGATGTTACCATATCCATCAGTAATTATCCCACTTTTTATCCTATATAAGAATCTCGGATGGTTAGATTCTTTTAAGCCTCTGACTATTCCGACCTTTTTTGGGGTTAATGCATTTTATATTTTCCTCTTACGTCAGTTCTTCAAGACAATTCCTAAAGATCTAGATGATGCAGCTAGAGTTGATGGCTGCAATACATTTGGTGTCTTTCGTTATATAGCATTACCTCTAATTAAGCCAGCTCTAGGGATTATTTTCGTTTTCTCATTCATGTATAACTGGAACGATTTTTTGGGACCATTGATCTATCTTTCATCTCCTGAGAAATTTACCTTGGCCTTAGGATTACGATTCTTTCAGAGTCAATATAGGGTCGAGTGGACTCTACTGATGGCAGTCTCTCTGATAGTATTATCTCCATGCATTATCCTCTTCTTTATCGCTCAGAAATATTATATCCAGGGAATCGTTATCACCGGCATCAAAGGCTAGAGAGGGAACGATATGAAGATAGTAGCTTTGGAGATTACCGGACCGCGCCAGATCAGCTTGGTGGAAGACATCCTACCCGAACCAAGCGAAGGGGAGGTCGAAATTCACTCCCTTTTTTCCGGTATCAGCCACGGCACCGAGATGAACGTTTATCGTGGCGATGCACCAATGTGGACTATGAGACAGGATCGCAATACGCGTCTTTTCCTGACCGCAGACACCCCGCAATGGCAATATCCCCTCCGATACGGTTACGCCTGCGTAGGAGAGGTGACCAAGATAGGTCCCGGTGTTACCACTGTCCGAGAGGGAGACCTGGTGTTCTGCTATGCGCCCCACCAGAGTGGACACGTTCTTTCACAACAGGCAGTGATCAAGCTGCCACCCGGCACTGACCCTCAAACCGCTGTTCTGCTGGCTAACCTTAACACTACCTTTAATGGCATCTTAGACGCCGACCTACACCTTCAGGAGTGCGTAGT encodes:
- a CDS encoding sugar ABC transporter permease; this encodes MVRLFGKSQTYWKKAVEGYLFISPWIIGFAIFTAGALLGSFSISLTEWNIVGTPKFIGLQNYQKMLEDKFFWQSLKVTTLYLSNVPINLVLGLLLALLLNQKVRGLGFFRTIFYLPSVTAGVAVSLLWMWIFNPRFGIINILLKKLGITGPAWLGSETWALPALIIMSVWGVGGGMLIYLGALQSVPTALYEAATLDGAGAWRRFLHITIPMITPVLLLNLIMGIIGSFQVFTQAYIMTNGGPNYATLFYVLYLYQQAFRWFNMGYASALAWVLFLIILVCTYLVLRTSSHWVYYESE
- a CDS encoding carbohydrate ABC transporter permease; translation: MNTRTIHLKAQQNLFNQINHYLKRQHVKNLAYRAIIYFLLIIGSFLISLPFFWMISTSLKKPGTEFTIPIQWIPNPPRWDNYLKGWSILPFNIWLFNTITITAISTIGSLLSSSVIAFGFARIDFPGRNILFLLVLATMMLPYPSVIIPLFILYKNLGWLDSFKPLTIPTFFGVNAFYIFLLRQFFKTIPKDLDDAARVDGCNTFGVFRYIALPLIKPALGIIFVFSFMYNWNDFLGPLIYLSSPEKFTLALGLRFFQSQYRVEWTLLMAVSLIVLSPCIILFFIAQKYYIQGIVITGIKG